From Bacillota bacterium, one genomic window encodes:
- a CDS encoding Na+/H+ antiporter subunit G, producing the protein MTSFIVSFFLTLGMLLSIVTAVGLHRLKDPYSRLHATSAINSFGLICILLASVFYFWGHSTVNSVRQLLTVFFIFVTVPAGTHILSRAAIVRGVKVWKPDGRDLAPHEQEIVQTIKKQSDDRRAQRLRQMDAE; encoded by the coding sequence ATGACATCGTTCATCGTTAGCTTTTTCCTGACCTTGGGCATGCTGCTGTCGATCGTGACGGCCGTCGGGCTCCACCGGCTGAAGGACCCGTATTCGCGCCTGCACGCCACGTCGGCCATCAACTCGTTCGGGCTCATCTGCATCCTGCTGGCGTCGGTGTTTTACTTTTGGGGCCATTCGACGGTCAACAGCGTGCGGCAGCTCTTGACGGTGTTCTTCATCTTCGTCACGGTTCCGGCGGGTACGCACATCTTGTCCCGCGCCGCCATCGTGCGGGGCGTCAAGGTGTGGAAGCCGGACGGGCGCGACTTGGCGCCGCACGAACAGGAGATTGTTCAGACGATCAAGAAACAGTCGGACGACCGGCGGGCGCAGCGGCTGCGGCAGATGGACGCGGAGTAG
- a CDS encoding outer membrane lipoprotein-sorting protein: MTSRRRLLFIGALVLALASCAATALAQEVDVQAILRAVDEQSNFGDRDFAAVMTIITQDPEKGAEKMVVRQFRRDRENKFLLLIEEPRIQMGQGYLMDGDNLWFYDPESRQFSHTSLKENFAGSAARNDDFSFRSLSEDYRVVGYESGALGAYDVHIIELEAVRDDVSDPYLKVWVAKDANVVLKMESYSLTKRLMRTALFPNYIRVGDKVIPRVMIFVDELVQGRRAQVTLDEVSLSDLPDTVFTKAFIERASR; this comes from the coding sequence ATGACGAGCCGTAGGCGGCTGCTATTCATCGGAGCGCTGGTCCTGGCGCTGGCGTCGTGCGCGGCGACGGCGCTGGCCCAGGAGGTGGATGTACAGGCCATCCTGCGGGCGGTGGACGAACAAAGCAATTTCGGCGACCGGGATTTTGCGGCCGTGATGACCATCATCACGCAAGACCCGGAAAAGGGCGCGGAGAAGATGGTGGTGCGCCAATTTCGCCGCGACCGGGAAAACAAGTTCCTCCTGCTCATCGAAGAGCCGCGGATCCAGATGGGCCAAGGCTACCTGATGGACGGGGACAACTTGTGGTTTTACGACCCGGAAAGCCGGCAGTTCTCGCACACGTCGCTGAAGGAGAACTTCGCCGGCAGCGCGGCTCGCAACGACGACTTTTCGTTCCGCTCGTTGTCCGAAGACTACCGGGTCGTCGGCTACGAGTCCGGCGCGTTGGGCGCGTATGACGTCCACATTATCGAGCTGGAGGCGGTGCGGGACGACGTCTCCGACCCGTACCTGAAGGTCTGGGTGGCCAAGGACGCCAACGTGGTGCTGAAGATGGAGAGCTACAGCTTGACGAAACGTCTCATGCGCACCGCGCTGTTTCCCAATTACATCCGCGTCGGCGACAAGGTCATCCCGCGCGTGATGATCTTCGTCGACGAATTGGTGCAGGGCCGCCGGGCGCAGGTGACGCTGGACGAAGTGTCGCTCAGCGACTTGCCCGACACGGTGTTCACCAAAGCGTTCATCGAGCGGGCCAGCCGGTAG
- a CDS encoding Na(+)/H(+) antiporter subunit C, which yields METIVAILVGVLFAVGLYMMMQKTMLRVVVGGNLLSYGTFLALILSGGLNKGMVPVLVEGVEEYVDPVPQALILTAIVIGFGMTAFQLALAYRTYQETGTDDLDELRHEDEGNGAHE from the coding sequence ATAGAGACCATTGTCGCCATTCTCGTGGGCGTGCTGTTTGCCGTCGGCTTGTACATGATGATGCAAAAGACGATGCTGCGCGTCGTGGTCGGCGGCAACTTGCTCAGCTACGGGACCTTTTTGGCCCTGATTCTCTCCGGCGGCCTGAACAAGGGCATGGTGCCGGTGCTGGTCGAAGGCGTGGAGGAGTACGTAGACCCGGTGCCGCAGGCCCTCATCTTGACGGCCATCGTGATCGGCTTCGGGATGACGGCTTTCCAGCTGGCGCTGGCGTACCGCACGTACCAGGAGACCGGCACCGACGACTTGGATGAACTTCGCCACGAGGACGAAGGGAACGGCGCCCATGAGTGA
- a CDS encoding serine hydrolase, with protein sequence MAVGLLLAAAISASAQSVTPEEVFERLFTQGPAKAEWFAPEVLAQVPLQLFDQIVAQYTAALGAYVGAEGTVPFFRLTFERGYVDAQLLLNEAGQIAAIWFGPPQAVVSGLDEALAGFHELPGKVSVIVVSNAGVLASINPDEPLAVGSAFKLAIAAALKDQVALGVHAWDEVVALEPQDVSLPTGILQDWPPGTPLTVQSLATLMISISDNTATDALLRLVGRETVEQYAPRNKPFLSTRELFILKAAGNEQLLETWRAGDEAARRELLAVLAEQPLPGLEAISTTPKALDVEWYFTVRELADLMAYVADLPFMSVNPGLANPSDWQYVAFKGGSEPGVLNLTTLVVAEDNTPYIISATWNNSERPLDETRFFSLYSGLLSAIKQLEN encoded by the coding sequence CTGGCCGTAGGCCTGCTGCTGGCCGCCGCCATCTCCGCGTCGGCGCAGAGCGTTACGCCGGAAGAGGTGTTCGAGCGGCTCTTCACCCAGGGCCCGGCGAAAGCCGAGTGGTTTGCCCCCGAGGTGCTGGCCCAGGTGCCGCTCCAGCTCTTCGACCAGATCGTCGCCCAGTACACCGCGGCGCTGGGCGCGTACGTGGGGGCGGAAGGAACGGTGCCGTTCTTCCGCCTCACCTTTGAGCGCGGCTACGTGGACGCGCAGCTGTTGCTGAACGAAGCCGGGCAAATCGCCGCCATCTGGTTCGGCCCTCCGCAGGCCGTGGTCTCGGGCCTCGATGAAGCGCTGGCGGGCTTCCACGAACTGCCCGGCAAGGTCAGCGTCATCGTCGTGTCCAACGCGGGCGTCTTGGCCAGCATCAACCCCGACGAGCCGCTGGCGGTGGGCTCGGCCTTCAAGCTGGCCATCGCCGCCGCCCTGAAGGACCAGGTGGCGCTCGGCGTGCACGCGTGGGACGAGGTCGTGGCGCTGGAGCCGCAGGACGTGAGCCTGCCCACCGGCATCTTGCAGGACTGGCCGCCGGGCACGCCGCTGACGGTGCAGTCGCTGGCCACGCTGATGATCTCTATCAGCGACAACACGGCCACCGACGCGCTGCTTCGGCTGGTGGGGCGCGAGACGGTGGAGCAGTACGCGCCGCGCAACAAGCCGTTCCTCAGCACCCGGGAGTTGTTCATCCTCAAAGCCGCCGGCAACGAGCAGCTGCTGGAGACTTGGCGGGCGGGCGACGAGGCGGCGCGGCGGGAACTCTTGGCCGTGCTGGCGGAACAGCCTCTGCCGGGCCTGGAAGCCATCAGCACGACGCCGAAGGCGCTGGACGTCGAGTGGTATTTCACGGTGCGGGAGCTGGCCGACTTGATGGCCTACGTCGCGGATTTGCCGTTTATGTCCGTCAACCCCGGCCTGGCGAATCCCAGCGACTGGCAGTACGTGGCCTTCAAGGGCGGCTCGGAGCCCGGCGTGCTCAACCTGACGACGCTGGTGGTGGCCGAAGACAACACGCCGTACATCATCAGCGCCACGTGGAACAACAGCGAACGGCCCCTGGACGAGACGCGCTTTTTCAGCCTGTACAGCGGCCTGCTCTCGGCCATCAAGCAGCTGGAGAACTGA
- a CDS encoding ABC transporter, whose translation MVVELKDVHKVYPLGKTQVHAVRGVSFAVEKGDFIALTGPSGSGKSTILNMIGCIDKPTSGTVTIDGVETSSLSDRELTELRQKKLGFIFQSFNLIPVLDVYENVEFPLLLGKQRPNRREMQEWIEFLLEATGLASHRHHRPSELSGGQRQRVAIARALATKPTIVLADEPTANLDSKTGQAIIELMRKLNQELHTTFIFSTHDPNIVAAVDHVIRLQDGQIVEQTVGSRAHGDAAGAGGAS comes from the coding sequence ATCGTCGTGGAGCTGAAAGACGTTCATAAGGTGTATCCGTTGGGCAAGACCCAGGTGCATGCCGTGCGCGGCGTGTCGTTTGCCGTGGAGAAAGGCGATTTCATCGCCCTGACGGGGCCGTCGGGCTCGGGCAAGTCGACGATCCTGAACATGATCGGCTGCATCGACAAGCCCACCTCCGGCACGGTGACCATCGACGGCGTCGAGACCAGCTCGCTCAGCGACCGGGAGCTGACCGAGCTGCGGCAAAAGAAGCTGGGGTTTATTTTCCAGTCGTTCAACCTCATTCCCGTGCTGGACGTGTACGAGAACGTGGAGTTTCCGCTGCTGTTGGGCAAGCAGCGCCCGAACCGGCGGGAGATGCAGGAGTGGATCGAATTCCTGCTGGAGGCGACGGGCTTGGCGTCGCATCGCCATCACCGGCCCAGCGAGCTGTCGGGCGGGCAGCGGCAGCGGGTGGCCATCGCGCGAGCGCTGGCCACCAAGCCCACCATCGTGCTGGCCGACGAGCCGACGGCTAATTTGGACTCGAAGACGGGTCAAGCCATCATTGAGCTGATGCGCAAGCTGAATCAGGAGCTGCACACGACCTTTATTTTTTCCACCCACGACCCGAACATCGTGGCGGCGGTCGACCACGTGATTCGGCTTCAGGACGGCCAGATCGTGGAGCAAACGGTGGGAAGCCGAGCGCACGGTGACGCCGCCGGGGCGGGCGGCGCGTCATGA
- a CDS encoding Na+/H+ antiporter subunit D (subunit D of antiporter complex involved in resistance to high concentrations of Na+, K+, Li+ and/or alkali; contains an oxidoreductase domain; catalyzes the transfer of electrons from NADH to ubiquinone): MNFATRTKGTAPMSEHFVFLPLLIPFVAAVALLPLARRTRLQRVIAASAVLLLLLVCARLVVALRSQGLIVYEMGGWPAPYGIVFAVDLFAALLMLMGAITAAASLFFAFGSVGPQKERYFFYPLLLFLVAAVNGALMTGDIFNLYVFFELILISSYLLFSHGGRAGQLKESFKFVLLNMISSAFLLVGIGGLYALTGTLNMADLAVKVAALPDKRIAAALAAVFMFSFGVKAAMVPLFFWLPRAYGEVATPVAALSAAVSTKVGVYALYRVFTLIFIHHVEYTHKAVLMALAVLTMVIGVLGAIAQMNVKRLLAFHIVSQIGYMLFGLAMLSVAGLAGGIMHIMFNMIIKPALFLVAGATEQVTGTADLRKMSGVIHRAPALAFTFLAGGLGLAGVPPMSGFISKVTLFYAGFLGGHYLATAVAVGVSFLTLFSMIKIFRMAYWGPQDGLPSKQLKAARGHGLLLAPGAALVAAGLVMGLGGSYLIDYADAAARWLMHPAWYVAGVLGESSAQALLAALEVVAP; encoded by the coding sequence ATGAACTTCGCCACGAGGACGAAGGGAACGGCGCCCATGAGTGAGCATTTCGTCTTCTTGCCGCTGCTCATACCGTTCGTCGCCGCCGTCGCGCTGCTGCCGTTGGCGCGCCGCACGCGCCTGCAGCGCGTCATCGCGGCGTCGGCCGTCCTCCTGTTGCTGCTCGTGTGCGCCCGGCTGGTCGTCGCGCTGCGCAGCCAAGGGCTCATCGTGTACGAAATGGGCGGCTGGCCGGCCCCGTACGGCATCGTCTTCGCGGTCGACCTGTTTGCCGCGCTGCTGATGCTGATGGGTGCCATCACCGCGGCGGCTTCGCTTTTCTTCGCCTTCGGGTCCGTGGGGCCCCAGAAGGAACGCTATTTCTTCTATCCGCTGCTGCTGTTTCTGGTGGCCGCCGTCAACGGGGCGCTGATGACCGGCGACATTTTCAACTTGTACGTGTTCTTTGAGCTCATCCTGATTTCGTCGTACCTGCTCTTCTCCCACGGCGGCCGGGCCGGGCAGCTGAAAGAGTCGTTCAAGTTCGTGCTGCTGAACATGATCTCGTCGGCGTTCTTGCTGGTCGGCATCGGCGGGCTGTACGCGCTGACCGGAACGCTGAACATGGCGGATTTGGCGGTGAAGGTGGCGGCGCTGCCTGACAAGCGCATCGCGGCGGCGCTCGCGGCCGTGTTCATGTTCTCGTTCGGCGTCAAAGCCGCCATGGTGCCGCTCTTCTTCTGGTTGCCGCGCGCTTACGGGGAAGTGGCCACGCCGGTGGCCGCGCTGTCGGCGGCGGTCAGCACCAAGGTGGGCGTGTACGCGCTGTACCGGGTCTTTACGCTGATTTTCATCCACCACGTGGAGTACACTCACAAAGCGGTCCTAATGGCGCTGGCGGTGCTGACAATGGTCATCGGCGTGCTGGGCGCCATCGCGCAGATGAACGTCAAGCGCCTGCTGGCGTTTCACATCGTCAGCCAGATCGGCTACATGCTCTTCGGCCTGGCCATGCTCAGCGTGGCGGGGCTGGCCGGCGGCATCATGCACATCATGTTCAACATGATTATCAAGCCGGCGCTCTTCCTGGTCGCCGGCGCGACAGAGCAGGTCACCGGCACCGCGGACTTGCGCAAAATGTCGGGCGTCATTCACCGTGCACCCGCGCTGGCGTTTACGTTCCTCGCCGGCGGGCTAGGGCTGGCGGGCGTGCCGCCCATGAGCGGCTTCATCAGCAAGGTGACGCTGTTTTACGCGGGCTTCCTGGGCGGGCACTATCTCGCCACGGCGGTGGCCGTCGGCGTCAGCTTCTTGACGCTGTTCTCGATGATTAAGATTTTCCGCATGGCCTACTGGGGGCCGCAGGACGGTTTGCCGTCCAAACAGCTGAAGGCGGCGCGCGGGCATGGGCTGCTGCTGGCTCCGGGGGCGGCGCTGGTGGCCGCCGGCCTGGTCATGGGCTTGGGCGGGTCGTACTTGATTGACTACGCCGACGCTGCGGCACGCTGGCTCATGCATCCGGCTTGGTACGTGGCGGGGGTGCTGGGCGAAAGCAGCGCTCAGGCCCTGCTGGCCGCTCTGGAGGTGGTCGCGCCGTGA
- a CDS encoding aspartate aminotransferase family protein, producing the protein MPKEEVLEALRAFKQGDADYRRSRTWSLVYYLGEEHTRFLADAYAMFMSENALNPVAFRSLRRLEHEVVRMTARLLGGDDNVVGVMTSGGTESCLLAVLAYRERAASRFGRRVGRPEMIVPESAHVAWEKAAHYFGVDVVRVPLRDDFRADVEAVARRISRNTILIVGSAPSYPHGVVDPIAELGRLAQERGVPLHVDACLGGFMLPFMERLGYPVPPFDFRVPGVTSIAADVHKYGYAAKGASVLLYRNMDYLKHQFFVYENWPGGIFISPGLLGTRSGGPIAAAWAAMKAIGMDGYLELTRTVMETTRALQAGIRGLGLDILGDPEMSVFAYGAGAAKVNVYAVADQMEQRGWLMDRLQRPEALHAMVTPRHAGVVDEFLADLRASVEYVRRHPWEAAKGNAALYGMIAKVPLRGLVRHEVRKMMEQMYGPEMKMPV; encoded by the coding sequence ATGCCGAAAGAGGAAGTGCTGGAGGCGCTGCGGGCGTTCAAGCAAGGCGACGCGGACTACCGGCGTTCCCGCACGTGGAGCCTCGTCTACTACCTGGGCGAAGAACATACGCGGTTTCTGGCCGACGCGTACGCCATGTTCATGTCCGAGAACGCCTTGAATCCGGTGGCGTTTCGCAGCTTGCGGCGCCTCGAGCACGAAGTGGTGCGCATGACGGCGCGGCTGCTGGGCGGGGACGACAACGTGGTGGGCGTCATGACGTCGGGCGGCACCGAGAGCTGCTTGCTGGCTGTCCTGGCGTACCGGGAGCGGGCGGCGTCCCGCTTCGGCCGGCGCGTAGGCCGCCCTGAGATGATCGTGCCCGAGTCGGCGCACGTGGCGTGGGAGAAGGCGGCGCACTACTTCGGCGTCGACGTGGTGCGGGTGCCCCTGCGGGACGACTTCCGCGCCGACGTGGAGGCGGTCGCGCGGCGCATCAGCCGGAACACCATACTGATCGTCGGGTCGGCGCCGTCGTACCCGCACGGCGTGGTGGATCCCATCGCCGAGCTCGGCCGCCTGGCGCAAGAACGCGGCGTGCCGCTGCACGTGGACGCCTGCCTGGGCGGTTTCATGCTGCCGTTTATGGAGCGGCTGGGGTATCCGGTGCCGCCCTTCGATTTCCGGGTGCCGGGCGTTACGTCCATCGCCGCGGACGTGCACAAGTACGGCTACGCGGCCAAAGGCGCGTCCGTGCTGCTGTATCGCAACATGGACTACCTCAAGCACCAGTTTTTCGTGTACGAGAACTGGCCGGGCGGCATCTTCATTTCGCCGGGCCTGCTGGGCACCCGCTCGGGCGGGCCCATCGCCGCGGCCTGGGCGGCGATGAAGGCCATCGGCATGGACGGGTACCTAGAGCTGACCCGCACCGTCATGGAGACGACGCGGGCGCTGCAGGCAGGCATCCGCGGCCTCGGGCTGGACATCCTGGGCGATCCGGAGATGAGCGTGTTCGCCTACGGCGCGGGCGCGGCGAAGGTCAACGTGTACGCCGTGGCGGACCAAATGGAGCAGCGGGGCTGGCTGATGGACCGGCTCCAGCGGCCCGAGGCGCTGCACGCGATGGTGACGCCGCGGCACGCCGGGGTCGTCGACGAGTTTCTGGCGGACTTGCGCGCGTCGGTGGAATACGTGCGCCGGCATCCCTGGGAAGCGGCGAAAGGCAACGCGGCCCTCTACGGCATGATCGCCAAAGTGCCGCTGCGGGGCTTGGTCCGGCACGAGGTACGCAAGATGATGGAGCAAATGTACGGCCCGGAGATGAAAATGCCGGTCTAG
- a CDS encoding Na+/H+ antiporter subunit E (subunit E of antiporter complex involved in resistance to high concentrations of Na+, K+, Li+ and/or alkali): MAHASGLVRGGGAGRKQRSGPAGRSGGGRAVITQFVVNLVIAVVWALLQDTLSWHNLVVGFFVGMVVLNFAVRRLEHPFYMHRVLAFLKLTLIFFAEVVRSGLRVSYLILHPKLPISPGLVAVPLDVTSDEAITMLAGMITMAPGSISIELSNDRKVLYVHALEAGDPHKAAAFFKNAFERHILEVFM, translated from the coding sequence CTGGCTCATGCATCCGGCTTGGTACGTGGCGGGGGTGCTGGGCGAAAGCAGCGCTCAGGCCCTGCTGGCCGCTCTGGAGGTGGTCGCGCCGTGATCACGCAGTTCGTCGTCAACTTGGTCATCGCCGTCGTGTGGGCGCTGCTCCAGGACACGCTCTCGTGGCACAACCTGGTCGTGGGCTTTTTCGTCGGCATGGTCGTGCTCAACTTCGCCGTACGGCGGTTGGAGCACCCGTTTTACATGCACCGGGTGCTGGCGTTCCTCAAGCTGACGCTCATTTTCTTCGCCGAGGTGGTGCGCTCGGGACTTAGGGTGTCGTATCTCATCCTGCACCCGAAGCTGCCCATCAGCCCCGGCCTTGTGGCCGTGCCGCTGGATGTGACCAGCGACGAGGCCATCACGATGCTGGCGGGCATGATCACCATGGCGCCGGGCTCCATTTCCATCGAGCTGTCCAACGATCGCAAAGTCTTGTACGTGCATGCGCTGGAGGCCGGCGATCCGCACAAGGCGGCCGCGTTTTTCAAGAACGCGTTCGAACGCCACATTCTGGAGGTGTTCATGTGA
- a CDS encoding thioesterase, producing MQLRVAAAGPDCVVLTAPLAPNINHRETAFGGSISALATLAAWSLVYVRMQRLGLPARVVIHRNTMEYRRPITGAFAARAALTDEQAWEHFAEMFRRRGKARIVVHAQVVQLADDESTAAGDEAGVFVGEFVALGGNLRPPRDTANAPIQGDVRVTGAEGS from the coding sequence ATGCAGCTGCGCGTCGCCGCGGCCGGTCCGGACTGCGTCGTTCTGACGGCGCCGCTGGCGCCCAACATCAACCACCGGGAGACCGCCTTCGGCGGCAGCATCTCCGCCCTGGCGACGTTGGCCGCGTGGTCGCTGGTCTACGTGCGGATGCAGCGTCTGGGCCTGCCCGCCCGCGTCGTCATCCACCGCAATACCATGGAGTACCGCCGGCCGATTACCGGTGCCTTTGCGGCGCGGGCAGCTCTCACCGACGAGCAAGCGTGGGAGCACTTCGCCGAGATGTTTCGCCGGCGCGGCAAGGCGCGCATCGTCGTGCACGCGCAGGTAGTGCAGCTGGCGGATGATGAAAGCACGGCGGCCGGTGACGAAGCCGGTGTATTCGTGGGCGAGTTCGTCGCTCTCGGCGGGAACCTTCGGCCGCCTAGGGACACGGCGAACGCCCCGATACAGGGAGACGTCCGCGTAACCGGCGCCGAGGGGTCGTGA
- a CDS encoding Na(+)/H(+) antiporter subunit B (subunit B of antiporter complex involved in resistance to high concentrations of Na+, K+, Li+ and/or alkali), with protein sequence MSSVLLQTTARLAYPIIMTFAFFMFFRGHNHPGGGFIGGLLASAGMLLIYMAFGAREGDRIYGRYYRALAMFGLACSLSAAVLPMLFGKPFLKSMFWTISLPGGVTFDLSTVLLFDFGVFWVVIGTLVGSAKVLVVERRFAAGRGRGSEAR encoded by the coding sequence TTGAGCTCCGTTTTGCTGCAAACGACGGCGCGGCTGGCGTACCCCATCATCATGACGTTTGCGTTCTTTATGTTTTTCCGCGGCCACAATCACCCGGGCGGCGGGTTCATCGGGGGCCTGCTGGCCAGCGCGGGCATGCTGCTCATCTACATGGCCTTCGGCGCGAGAGAAGGCGACCGCATCTACGGCCGCTACTACCGCGCCCTGGCCATGTTCGGCCTGGCTTGCTCCTTGAGCGCGGCCGTGCTGCCCATGCTGTTCGGAAAGCCGTTTCTCAAGTCGATGTTCTGGACCATTTCGCTGCCGGGCGGCGTGACGTTTGACCTGAGCACGGTGTTGCTGTTCGATTTCGGCGTCTTCTGGGTCGTCATTGGGACGCTGGTCGGCAGCGCCAAGGTGCTGGTAGTGGAGCGGCGGTTCGCGGCCGGCCGCGGGCGAGGGAGTGAGGCGCGATAG